In Rickettsiella endosymbiont of Aleochara curtula, one genomic interval encodes:
- a CDS encoding GMP reductase, which yields MRIEQEIRLDFKDVLIRPKRSTLQTRADVDLTREYRFKHSQLSWKGIPIIASNMDHTGTFAMAKSLAKHKLLTAIDKFASLSDWKKFYNQHPKLTAYCFPTTGIKAEDADMLAKIIKIAPSPFICIDVANGYTQRFVDSIRALRKKYPKKTLIAGNVVTAEMAEELVLAGADIVKVGIGPGSVCTTRLKTGVGYPQLSAIIECADAVHGLGGHLCADGGCVSPGDVAKAFAAGADFVMLGGMLAGHEECAGETVEENGQCFMRFYGMSSSEAMHKHHGKMNAYRASEGRSVNVPYRGKVENTVLDILGGLRSACTYVGAQRLKELSKRTTFLRVTQQLNEVFAALQVNEWANDN from the coding sequence ATGCGTATCGAGCAAGAAATAAGATTAGATTTTAAGGATGTATTAATTCGCCCGAAACGTAGCACCTTGCAAACGCGTGCGGATGTTGATTTAACTCGCGAATACAGATTTAAACATTCACAGCTCTCATGGAAAGGGATCCCTATTATTGCTTCAAATATGGATCATACCGGAACTTTTGCAATGGCGAAAAGTTTAGCAAAACATAAGTTACTTACCGCGATAGATAAGTTTGCAAGCTTAAGCGACTGGAAGAAATTTTATAATCAACATCCCAAGCTTACCGCGTATTGTTTTCCAACCACCGGGATTAAAGCCGAAGATGCGGATATGCTGGCAAAAATTATTAAGATTGCGCCTAGTCCTTTTATTTGCATTGATGTTGCCAATGGTTATACGCAACGTTTTGTTGATAGTATCCGTGCGTTACGAAAAAAATATCCTAAGAAGACATTGATTGCCGGTAATGTAGTGACGGCTGAAATGGCTGAAGAATTGGTATTAGCAGGAGCCGATATTGTTAAAGTAGGCATTGGTCCGGGTTCTGTTTGTACCACACGTTTGAAAACCGGTGTTGGTTATCCGCAATTGTCCGCTATCATAGAATGTGCTGATGCGGTACATGGTTTAGGCGGTCATCTGTGTGCCGATGGTGGCTGCGTTTCGCCGGGGGATGTCGCGAAAGCTTTTGCGGCAGGTGCGGACTTTGTTATGCTGGGAGGCATGTTGGCTGGCCATGAGGAATGCGCTGGCGAAACAGTCGAGGAAAATGGCCAATGCTTTATGCGATTTTATGGAATGAGCTCAAGTGAGGCGATGCATAAGCATCATGGCAAGATGAATGCTTATCGTGCGAGTGAAGGTCGTTCTGTGAACGTCCCTTATCGCGGTAAGGTGGAAAATACCGTGCTTGATATTTTAGGTGGCTTGCGTTCTGCCTGTACTTATGTGGGTGCACAGCGTTTAAAAGAACTTTCTAAACGTACGACTTTTTTACGTGTCACTCAACAATTAAATGAAGTTTTTGCAGCGTTACAAGTCAATGAATGGGCCAATGATAACTAG
- the hfq gene encoding RNA chaperone Hfq, giving the protein MSKGQLQDPFLNALRKDKVPVSIYLVNGIKLQGLVESFDQFVVLLKNSVSQMVYKHAISTVVPAKNVKLASIDECDDQQNTNVPVEELEISNA; this is encoded by the coding sequence ATGTCTAAAGGGCAACTACAAGATCCTTTTCTAAACGCATTGCGTAAAGATAAAGTTCCGGTTTCAATCTATCTTGTTAACGGGATTAAACTTCAGGGTTTAGTAGAATCATTTGATCAGTTCGTAGTGTTATTAAAAAACTCAGTTAGCCAAATGGTCTACAAACATGCTATTTCAACCGTCGTTCCAGCAAAGAATGTTAAATTAGCAAGTATTGATGAATGCGATGATCAACAAAATACTAATGTGCCAGTTGAGGAATTAGAAATCAGTAATGCTTGA
- the polA gene encoding DNA polymerase I: MKKPLVLVDGTSYLYRAFHALPPLSNSKGEPTGAVYGVINMLRKLIKDTNPEYMVVVFDAKGKTFREELYTEYKAHRPTMPDDLQLQIEPLYAIVRSLGLPLIIHPGVEADDVIGTLASKAVQQQLPVLISTGDKDFAQLVCEQITLVNTMTNTRLDQQGVVDKFGVTPEQITDYLSLIGDTVDNVPGIPNVGPKTAAKWLNQYGNLESLIINAHEIKGKVGENLKAHLDKLPLSRQLVTIKKDVDFEFDLEKFRPKTPDTAALMEWYKKLEFKGWVRELEKNLTPDSEVSDKNLPTSAPYTLILDEKAFQNFLTQLTEAKTWAFDTETTSLDVMQAELVGLSFAIKGEKPVYIPVAHDYVGAPKQLNRNWVLQQLKPTFEDPKQLKIGHNLKYDRGVLANYGIQLQGISFDTMLESYLLDSASNSHSLDSAAIKHLDHKTIRFEEIAGKGAKQKTFNQIDIQQAGPYAAEDADIALRLHEALKPQLNALPGLSKVFTHIEMPLVPVLSHIERHGVLVDAELLQKQSRSIAKRLLKLEEQAYQLAGKSFNLASPKQLQTVLFIEQRLPILEKTPKGQASTSESVLQALAIKFPLAKVILKHRSLSKLKSTYTDKLPLQINPKTGRIHTSYHQAAVVTGRLSSSDPNLQNIPARTKEGRKIRQAFIAPPGYKILAADYSQIELRIVAHVSQDQGLLDAFAKGLDIHQATAAEVLNIPLDQVTPDQRRSAKAVNFGLIYGMSAFGLARQLGISREEAKNYIDRYFTRYPGVKEYMERTRHLAHEHAYVTTLFGRRLNLAYINSSDPIQRRSSERAAINAPLQGSAADIIKKAMITIDHALTQHGLKAHMIMQVHDELVFEVADVDLNPAKQLIEDLMVNTTPLSVPLLVDIQIGSNWDKAI; this comes from the coding sequence ATGAAAAAACCCTTAGTTCTAGTCGATGGCACTTCTTATCTTTACCGCGCCTTTCATGCGCTTCCACCTTTAAGTAATTCGAAAGGAGAACCTACCGGTGCGGTCTATGGGGTGATTAATATGCTACGCAAATTAATTAAGGATACTAACCCAGAATATATGGTCGTGGTTTTCGATGCTAAAGGGAAAACCTTCCGTGAAGAATTATATACTGAATATAAAGCACATCGGCCTACGATGCCGGATGATTTGCAACTGCAAATAGAACCGTTGTATGCCATCGTGCGTAGTTTAGGCTTGCCACTCATCATCCATCCAGGCGTTGAAGCCGACGATGTGATAGGCACATTAGCTTCCAAAGCAGTACAACAACAACTACCGGTTTTAATTTCCACCGGCGATAAAGACTTTGCACAATTAGTCTGCGAACAGATTACCTTAGTAAACACCATGACCAACACCCGCCTAGACCAGCAAGGTGTTGTTGATAAATTTGGCGTCACTCCCGAACAAATAACTGATTATTTAAGTCTGATTGGCGATACGGTGGATAATGTCCCCGGAATTCCCAATGTAGGACCAAAAACTGCCGCAAAATGGCTTAACCAATATGGAAATCTCGAATCACTCATAATAAATGCGCATGAAATTAAAGGGAAAGTCGGAGAAAATCTTAAAGCACATCTCGATAAACTCCCCTTATCTCGTCAATTAGTCACGATTAAAAAAGATGTCGACTTCGAATTTGATTTGGAAAAATTTCGGCCTAAAACACCCGATACAGCGGCGTTAATGGAGTGGTATAAAAAATTAGAATTCAAAGGATGGGTACGAGAATTAGAAAAAAACCTCACTCCGGACAGCGAAGTTAGCGATAAAAATCTGCCCACATCCGCACCTTACACATTAATTCTCGACGAAAAGGCTTTTCAAAACTTCTTAACACAATTAACTGAAGCAAAGACCTGGGCATTCGATACCGAGACCACAAGTTTAGATGTCATGCAAGCAGAACTGGTAGGCCTGTCTTTTGCCATAAAAGGTGAAAAACCGGTTTATATTCCTGTAGCGCATGATTATGTTGGGGCCCCAAAACAATTAAATAGAAATTGGGTGCTGCAGCAGTTAAAACCTACGTTTGAAGATCCTAAGCAATTAAAAATAGGTCATAACTTAAAATATGATAGGGGTGTTCTCGCCAATTATGGAATACAACTGCAAGGAATTAGTTTTGATACCATGTTAGAGTCTTACCTATTGGATAGTGCAAGTAATTCACATAGTCTTGATAGCGCGGCAATAAAACATCTCGATCATAAAACCATACGCTTTGAAGAAATTGCGGGTAAAGGCGCTAAACAAAAAACCTTTAATCAAATCGATATTCAACAAGCCGGTCCTTATGCCGCCGAAGATGCCGATATTGCTTTACGCTTACACGAAGCACTTAAGCCGCAATTAAATGCGTTGCCAGGATTATCTAAAGTTTTCACGCACATCGAAATGCCATTAGTCCCAGTGCTTTCTCATATCGAACGTCATGGTGTATTAGTCGATGCAGAATTACTGCAAAAACAAAGTCGTTCTATTGCGAAACGTTTATTAAAACTCGAAGAACAAGCTTATCAATTAGCCGGTAAAAGCTTCAACTTAGCATCACCCAAACAACTGCAAACGGTGTTATTTATTGAGCAACGTCTCCCTATTTTAGAAAAAACACCCAAAGGCCAAGCATCCACCTCTGAAAGTGTTTTACAAGCGCTCGCCATAAAATTTCCCTTAGCAAAAGTCATCTTAAAACATCGCAGCCTCAGTAAATTAAAATCAACCTATACCGATAAACTTCCGCTACAAATTAATCCAAAAACCGGTCGCATCCACACTTCTTATCATCAAGCGGCGGTGGTTACCGGACGACTTTCCTCATCGGATCCTAATCTACAAAATATTCCTGCTCGGACTAAAGAAGGCCGAAAAATCCGTCAAGCGTTTATTGCGCCACCGGGTTATAAAATCCTTGCAGCGGATTATTCGCAGATTGAATTACGCATCGTAGCCCATGTTTCACAAGATCAAGGTTTACTGGACGCGTTTGCTAAAGGACTCGATATTCACCAAGCCACTGCGGCAGAAGTTTTAAATATCCCCTTGGATCAAGTCACACCTGATCAACGGCGTAGCGCTAAAGCGGTTAATTTCGGGCTCATTTATGGAATGTCTGCTTTTGGCTTAGCCAGACAATTAGGCATCTCGCGGGAAGAAGCTAAAAATTATATTGATCGTTATTTTACTCGCTACCCAGGCGTAAAAGAGTATATGGAACGCACACGACACCTAGCGCATGAACACGCTTATGTCACCACCTTATTTGGGCGGCGTTTGAATTTGGCTTACATTAACTCTAGTGACCCGATACAACGTCGATCCAGCGAACGTGCCGCCATCAATGCGCCTTTACAAGGTAGCGCAGCCGATATCATCAAAAAAGCGATGATCACTATTGACCATGCTTTAACGCAACATGGTCTTAAAGCACATATGATTATGCAAGTTCACGATGAACTGGTATTTGAAGTCGCCGATGTGGATCTTAACCCTGCAAAACAACTGATTGAAGACTTAATGGTCAATACCACACCACTGTCTGTTCCACTCCTGGTCGATATTCAGATAGGCTCGAATTGGGACAAAGCAATTTAA
- a CDS encoding anhydro-N-acetylmuramic acid kinase, producing MKKLYIGLMSGTSMDAVDAALVDFSNDQPKLLATYKSPLPNTLREELTKLYSIDSINIVKFAELDQKIALISVDAVKNLLAERQYSAKDILAIGSHGQTVFHYPHLTNHPFTIQMGDPNIIAEKTGITTIADFRRRDIAAGGQGAPLTPAFHNTIFRNQKEDTIVLNLGGIANITYLAADLKTPVLGFDTGPANCLLDQWIHHHLKRWFDEAGTWAASASFDQALLKQFLSDAYFQLQPPKSTGPEYFNFKWVQTQLAALNRQLEPAVVQTTLCELIAVSIAKAIQAFKSTRGVILLCGGGSKNTYLRKRIQHHCHSHQVLLTDDRGVSSEWLEAMAFAWIAKQTLEGKCSNLPEVTGAKNPTILGGIYLALSV from the coding sequence ATGAAAAAATTGTATATCGGTTTAATGTCGGGTACGAGCATGGATGCAGTGGATGCTGCTTTAGTGGACTTTTCTAACGATCAACCGAAATTACTTGCTACCTATAAGTCCCCTTTGCCGAATACTCTGCGCGAAGAGCTAACCAAGCTTTACAGCATAGACTCTATCAACATCGTAAAATTTGCGGAACTCGATCAAAAAATAGCGTTAATTTCTGTGGATGCGGTAAAGAATTTATTAGCAGAAAGACAATATTCTGCAAAAGACATTTTGGCCATCGGTAGCCACGGCCAAACTGTTTTTCATTATCCACATCTTACCAATCATCCTTTTACGATTCAGATGGGTGATCCTAATATTATTGCCGAAAAAACCGGTATTACCACCATTGCGGATTTTCGCCGGCGCGATATCGCTGCCGGTGGTCAAGGAGCACCTCTCACACCTGCTTTCCACAACACTATTTTTCGCAACCAAAAAGAAGACACGATAGTATTAAATCTCGGTGGTATTGCCAATATCACTTACTTGGCCGCAGATTTAAAAACACCCGTTTTAGGTTTTGATACTGGGCCCGCTAATTGCCTACTCGATCAATGGATACACCATCATCTTAAGCGCTGGTTTGATGAAGCTGGCACTTGGGCAGCAAGTGCTAGCTTTGACCAAGCCTTATTAAAACAATTTTTATCGGATGCTTATTTTCAATTGCAGCCCCCCAAAAGTACTGGACCGGAGTACTTCAATTTTAAATGGGTACAGACTCAACTTGCTGCTCTAAACCGGCAGTTAGAACCTGCTGTAGTGCAAACAACGCTTTGCGAATTGATTGCAGTGAGTATTGCCAAAGCCATACAAGCTTTTAAAAGTACGCGTGGTGTCATTTTACTATGTGGCGGAGGCAGTAAAAATACTTATTTAAGAAAACGCATACAACATCATTGTCACTCACATCAAGTATTATTAACCGATGATCGTGGTGTATCCAGTGAATGGTTAGAAGCAATGGCCTTCGCCTGGATTGCAAAACAAACCTTAGAAGGAAAATGTAGTAATCTTCCTGAAGTAACGGGTGCTAAAAATCCAACAATACTCGGCGGTATATATCTCGCCCTTTCCGTCTAA
- a CDS encoding type II toxin-antitoxin system RelE/ParE family toxin translates to MTKIVITQMPTFKTTYKKLHLRDKLQVNDAIKAIIQNPRIGQEKKGDLAGVFVYKFKMERREILLAYEWDFKRRILLAMGFHENFYRDLKKCRK, encoded by the coding sequence ATGACTAAGATTGTTATTACACAAATGCCTACTTTTAAAACTACCTATAAAAAGCTGCATTTGCGGGATAAATTACAGGTCAATGACGCGATAAAAGCTATCATTCAAAACCCAAGAATAGGCCAAGAAAAGAAAGGTGATTTAGCGGGAGTATTTGTTTACAAATTTAAAATGGAGCGACGTGAAATATTATTAGCTTATGAGTGGGATTTCAAACGTAGAATTTTGCTAGCTATGGGCTTCCATGAAAATTTTTATCGCGATTTAAAAAAATGCAGAAAATAA
- the ccmE gene encoding cytochrome c maturation protein CcmE has translation MNALQKKRLNFVLLMLLVAGLVIALSLYALKQNINLFYTPTQLAERHITPGRPFRLGGQVKKGTVKQNEQQLLVSFVVSDASHNVLVEYQGVLPDLFREGQSVVVEGSLDQAGIMQAKQVLAKHDERYRPAK, from the coding sequence ATGAATGCGCTGCAAAAAAAACGTTTAAATTTCGTTTTGTTGATGTTATTGGTAGCTGGCTTAGTGATAGCTTTATCTTTGTACGCCTTAAAACAAAATATTAATTTGTTTTATACACCGACGCAACTGGCTGAACGACACATAACACCGGGACGGCCTTTTCGTTTAGGTGGCCAAGTTAAAAAAGGCACGGTGAAGCAAAATGAACAGCAATTGTTAGTTTCATTTGTAGTGAGTGACGCATCACATAATGTTCTAGTTGAATATCAAGGTGTATTACCGGATTTATTTCGTGAAGGACAGTCTGTGGTTGTTGAAGGGAGCTTAGATCAAGCAGGGATTATGCAAGCTAAACAAGTGTTGGCCAAGCATGATGAACGATATAGGCCCGCTAAATAA
- a CDS encoding protein YgfX, whose protein sequence is MATNFYRLKPSYYLAILLLVVHGGAIACLCFLPWPWWTKLLLSLACLMSFVTLFCQHVLLNNPHSVIEFWQQSSGCWQLRNNLGEVSVFNLANESVCTRYFVLLNFASLGKKKTKISLVLLPDSLNPKDFRRLRRQLHGVA, encoded by the coding sequence GTGGCCACTAATTTTTATCGTTTAAAACCCTCTTATTATTTAGCGATTTTGCTCTTAGTGGTGCATGGTGGAGCTATTGCTTGTTTGTGTTTTTTGCCCTGGCCCTGGTGGACTAAATTATTGTTAAGCTTAGCTTGTTTAATGAGTTTTGTTACGCTTTTCTGCCAACATGTCTTGCTAAATAATCCTCATTCTGTCATTGAATTTTGGCAACAAAGTTCGGGCTGTTGGCAATTAAGAAATAATCTTGGCGAAGTAAGTGTGTTCAATTTAGCCAATGAAAGTGTTTGTACGCGTTATTTTGTGCTATTAAACTTTGCTTCCTTAGGCAAGAAAAAAACCAAAATTTCTTTAGTGTTATTGCCGGATAGTTTAAACCCCAAGGACTTTAGACGGTTACGTCGGCAATTACACGGCGTAGCGTAA
- a CDS encoding TA system antitoxin ParD family protein has protein sequence MGVPIRIDESIYKAAKKVARAECRSIPNQIEFWAKIGKCALENPDLPTEFIKEVLISKHTDRSLAEPFNFDNNDD, from the coding sequence ATGGGTGTTCCAATAAGGATTGACGAATCTATATATAAAGCCGCCAAAAAGGTAGCACGTGCTGAGTGCCGTTCTATTCCCAATCAAATCGAGTTTTGGGCAAAAATAGGAAAATGCGCCCTAGAAAACCCTGATTTGCCAACCGAGTTCATCAAAGAAGTGTTAATCTCAAAACATACCGATCGATCACTGGCAGAACCTTTTAATTTTGATAATAACGATGACTAA
- the hflK gene encoding FtsH protease activity modulator HflK, translating to MPWNEPGDPSKNKDPWTGRPKQTPPDLEAFLRDLVKKIVALFKLRILNKKSALARPFPFLPTKLNAKSLSLISIVCLLAWLALGFFKVNMGESAVITRLGAYSTTLGSGYHWILKPFQHYTIVNSGKLAKLSTQVKLLTQDENKIAVDVDIDYSIANPRNYLFATAQPLLSVQETLHNVVNQVLSQFTLKQLLSTSNFSLAERLQKQLDTLTIQQQTGLAIKNIELGPIQIPEQLHASFTDVANAKNDKQQLEKLANVYAIQVEPRARALAQRLITDAKAYQQEVVLKAKTDIIRFLALLPAYEAAPALTRKRLYLSALQTMMAHSNKLVVANNANTNFSLTLDQLQTASPVNAKIEKAPTSTSNDKTSSIDNESNNKTNNTIPSSYNISGGYE from the coding sequence ATGCCCTGGAACGAACCGGGTGATCCCAGTAAAAACAAAGATCCGTGGACAGGACGACCCAAACAGACTCCTCCCGATCTTGAAGCGTTTCTACGTGATTTAGTAAAGAAGATCGTCGCTTTATTTAAGCTAAGAATTTTGAATAAGAAGTCGGCGCTCGCTCGTCCTTTCCCTTTCTTACCCACAAAACTTAATGCCAAGTCACTTAGTCTGATTTCGATCGTCTGCTTACTTGCATGGCTTGCGCTCGGCTTTTTCAAAGTCAATATGGGTGAATCAGCCGTTATTACTCGCCTTGGAGCCTATAGCACAACACTAGGTTCAGGCTATCATTGGATCCTTAAACCTTTCCAACATTACACAATAGTAAATTCCGGCAAATTAGCTAAACTTTCCACTCAGGTTAAATTATTAACGCAAGATGAAAACAAAATTGCTGTAGACGTCGATATTGATTATTCTATCGCTAATCCGCGCAACTACCTTTTTGCCACCGCTCAGCCTTTACTCAGCGTTCAAGAGACCTTACACAATGTAGTAAATCAGGTCCTCAGTCAGTTTACATTAAAGCAACTGCTCAGCACTTCAAATTTCTCGCTCGCAGAACGCTTACAAAAACAGTTGGATACTTTAACAATACAACAACAAACCGGCTTAGCTATCAAAAATATTGAGTTGGGACCTATCCAAATTCCAGAGCAACTGCATGCTTCTTTTACTGATGTTGCTAATGCCAAAAATGATAAGCAACAACTAGAAAAGCTAGCCAATGTTTATGCCATCCAAGTGGAACCACGCGCTCGAGCGCTGGCACAACGACTTATAACGGATGCCAAAGCTTATCAACAAGAAGTCGTATTAAAAGCTAAAACCGATATCATTCGCTTTTTAGCCTTACTACCGGCTTATGAAGCTGCTCCTGCATTGACGCGAAAACGGCTTTATTTAAGCGCTTTGCAAACGATGATGGCACATAGCAATAAGCTGGTTGTAGCCAATAATGCGAATACTAATTTTTCATTAACCTTAGACCAACTCCAAACCGCATCGCCAGTAAACGCCAAGATAGAAAAAGCCCCTACTTCGACTAGCAACGATAAAACATCAAGTATTGATAACGAATCGAATAATAAAACAAATAATACTATCCCCAGTAGTTACAATATTTCCGGAGGATATGAATGA
- the hflX gene encoding ribosome rescue GTPase HflX, with protein MLERPQSGELALLVHIYFKKYEPEEIVKEFQELALAAGARAMTLITGRQRKAQVKYFIGLGKLEEIYTAAIAHRAQLILFNHDLSPAQERNLEQKLHCRVLGRTGLILDIFAQRARTFEGKLQVKLAQLEHLSTRLIRGWTHLERQRGGIGLRGPGETQLETDKRLIRQQIKIIKKRLEKVRAQRAQSQRARRKSRLAHISLVGYTNTGKSTLFNRLTKATVFVANQPFATLDPNIRRLPLNDGQIAILADTVGFIRHLPHHLVVAFRATLEETQQADLLLHVVDATNNDKNECNLAVNNVLKQIHTDHITQLLVVNKIDLLDDTPPRLERNAVGLPIKVWISAQSGIGIDLLRQAIIECLAYQADSEKSYLPNHHTQASLFDPASSDHNDAVMN; from the coding sequence ATGCTTGAACGTCCCCAAAGCGGTGAGCTAGCACTATTGGTTCATATTTATTTTAAAAAATATGAACCCGAAGAAATAGTAAAAGAATTTCAGGAGCTAGCTCTAGCAGCGGGCGCCCGCGCGATGACTCTCATCACTGGGCGACAGCGCAAAGCACAAGTAAAGTATTTCATTGGCTTGGGTAAACTTGAAGAAATTTACACTGCTGCAATTGCACATCGAGCACAATTAATTCTATTTAATCACGATTTAAGTCCCGCTCAAGAACGTAATTTAGAACAAAAATTACATTGTCGGGTATTAGGGCGTACTGGGTTAATTCTAGATATTTTCGCGCAACGTGCACGTACCTTTGAAGGGAAATTGCAGGTTAAACTTGCGCAACTAGAACATCTTTCCACGCGGCTCATCCGTGGTTGGACGCACTTGGAAAGGCAACGCGGTGGTATTGGCTTACGCGGTCCCGGTGAAACGCAATTAGAAACCGATAAGCGTTTGATTCGACAACAAATAAAAATTATAAAAAAACGTTTAGAAAAAGTTCGCGCACAACGTGCGCAAAGCCAACGTGCAAGAAGAAAGTCTCGTTTAGCACATATTTCGCTAGTCGGATACACGAATACCGGGAAATCCACGTTATTTAATCGTTTGACTAAAGCCACGGTTTTTGTCGCTAATCAACCTTTTGCCACATTAGATCCCAATATACGTCGACTGCCTCTTAACGACGGACAAATCGCTATTTTGGCCGATACGGTAGGTTTTATACGCCACTTGCCTCACCACCTCGTCGTGGCTTTTCGAGCGACTTTAGAAGAAACACAACAAGCCGATCTACTATTACATGTAGTGGATGCTACGAATAATGATAAAAATGAATGTAATCTAGCGGTAAATAATGTTTTAAAACAAATACATACCGATCACATTACGCAATTGCTGGTGGTCAATAAAATTGATTTACTAGACGATACGCCGCCTCGTTTAGAACGCAATGCGGTAGGCCTACCTATTAAAGTTTGGATATCCGCTCAATCGGGTATAGGTATCGATTTATTACGACAGGCAATCATCGAATGTCTGGCTTATCAAGCGGATAGCGAAAAATCTTATCTGCCAAACCATCATACACAAGCTAGTCTATTTGACCCCGCTTCATCTGATCATAACGACGCGGTGATGAATTAA
- a CDS encoding protease modulator HflC, with amino-acid sequence MIILRKKIHLLLGFLICLLFILYQSTTIVPEGHSGLLLSAEKLTTYAQEQDLVLKPGLHFKIPFLMRPILLDNRLQTLFFSEVSDTNNSPDKPINIDYYANWRISDPVRYYEQTKNNLQQIKLLVSQQINTLFNDKDPHRSFSQLILHGSPTQIDSILSTINKQLKTAGIKLIGIGFKQLHLSSDANTRLLNSMSSEQENIAIAQRAEGKANAELIRANADNSVSLILAKAKEEAAKIRARGDAEAAKIYNQAYNKNPEFAAFYLNLEAYQQGFNQSSTNNFLLLNTKDAHLKLEKIHSHKSQLKLTHQIL; translated from the coding sequence ATGATCATTCTAAGAAAAAAAATTCATTTACTCTTAGGTTTTTTAATCTGTTTATTATTTATTCTTTACCAAAGCACTACTATCGTGCCCGAAGGTCATAGCGGCTTGCTGTTATCTGCAGAAAAATTAACCACCTATGCGCAAGAACAAGATTTGGTTCTAAAACCTGGCTTACATTTTAAAATTCCTTTTTTGATGCGTCCGATATTGCTGGATAATCGCTTGCAAACACTGTTCTTTAGTGAGGTCAGTGATACTAATAATTCACCCGATAAACCCATTAACATCGATTATTATGCGAATTGGCGCATCAGTGATCCTGTGCGTTACTACGAACAAACTAAAAATAATTTGCAGCAAATTAAATTATTAGTTAGCCAACAGATAAACACTTTATTTAATGATAAAGATCCGCATCGATCCTTTAGCCAACTCATCCTACATGGATCACCTACGCAAATAGATAGCATTTTGTCTACTATTAATAAACAACTTAAAACCGCCGGAATTAAACTTATCGGTATTGGTTTTAAGCAATTACATCTCTCTAGTGATGCTAATACACGATTATTAAACAGTATGAGTAGTGAACAAGAAAATATTGCCATTGCCCAACGCGCCGAAGGTAAAGCCAACGCCGAATTGATTCGTGCCAACGCCGATAATTCAGTCAGTTTAATTTTAGCTAAGGCAAAAGAGGAAGCTGCAAAGATTCGTGCACGAGGCGACGCCGAAGCCGCAAAAATATATAATCAAGCCTATAATAAAAATCCAGAATTTGCGGCTTTTTATCTCAATCTAGAAGCCTATCAACAAGGATTTAACCAATCCTCAACGAATAATTTTTTGTTATTAAATACAAAAGATGCACACTTAAAATTAGAAAAAATTCACTCGCATAAAAGCCAGCTTAAATTAACCCACCAAATATTATGA
- the erpA gene encoding iron-sulfur cluster insertion protein ErpA has translation MQPIIITENAANKIWELITEEENFQLKLRVFITGGGCSGFQYGFSFDETINEDDTVIVKESGKDQNNNIIKVQLLVDPMSLVYLVGAEIDYKSDLTGEQFIIRNPNAKTTCGCGSSFAA, from the coding sequence ATGCAGCCGATTATTATTACTGAAAATGCGGCCAACAAAATATGGGAGTTGATTACTGAGGAAGAGAATTTTCAATTAAAGTTACGTGTCTTTATTACCGGCGGTGGTTGTTCTGGTTTTCAATATGGATTTAGTTTCGATGAGACTATCAATGAAGATGATACCGTGATAGTTAAAGAAAGTGGAAAAGACCAAAATAACAATATCATTAAAGTTCAATTACTAGTGGATCCCATGAGCTTAGTTTACCTAGTCGGTGCAGAAATCGATTATAAATCTGATTTAACCGGGGAACAGTTTATTATCCGTAATCCGAATGCTAAAACCACTTGTGGTTGTGGTTCTTCTTTTGCCGCTTAA
- a CDS encoding succinate dehydrogenase assembly factor 2 — MMNLQEKVRRLQWQCRRGMLELDLILQAFLDKNYLYLSADDQALFEELLTYSDQDLYCYMIKRQSNESGAMQALIERISCGH, encoded by the coding sequence ATGATGAATTTACAAGAAAAAGTACGGCGTTTGCAGTGGCAATGCCGGCGTGGCATGCTTGAATTAGATCTCATTTTGCAAGCTTTTTTAGATAAAAATTATCTATATTTAAGTGCTGACGATCAAGCGTTATTTGAGGAATTATTAACTTACTCGGACCAAGATCTTTACTGCTATATGATTAAGCGTCAGTCTAATGAGAGTGGAGCGATGCAGGCTTTAATAGAACGGATAAGTTGTGGCCACTAA